The DNA sequence TTTTTTACGGGATACAACGGCGCGATAAAAACTCATGACCCTTGACGCCAACGATAAAAGCGTTGGCGAAGACCCCGGGGACGATCAGCTCATTGTCGATCAGATTGTCTCGGGCCGGAAAGAGTTGTTTCGTATCCTGGTACAGCGCCATGAGCAGGCGGTTTATGGGATGGGCTTAAGTTTTTTTCGGAATTCCGATGACGCCGCGGACTTTACCCAGGAAGTGTTTCTGAAAAGTTTCCGCAGCCTGGGCAGCTTCCAGGGACGGTCCCGGTTTTCAACATGGCTCTACCGCATTGCCTACAATACGGCGGTGAACAGTATACGGCGGCAGAAGGAGTACCGCAGCCTCGCCGGGGAAGCCGGACCGGATGACTATGATGGGTTAGACCGGAACTTCCAGCGGAGCTCCCCAACCCCGGAGCAGCTTTTGCTCCGAGCCGCTGCCGCAGAAGCGGTACGGGAAGCCCTGAAGGATCTGCCCGAGCGGTACCGGATCTGTGTGGATCTGTTTTTTTTCTACGACCGGTCCTATCAGGAGATTGAAGCTATTACCGGGTATCCGGTGAATACTATTAAGTCCCATGTATTCCGGGCAAAAAAACTGCTCCGGGAAAAGCTTGAGGGGATTGCGGAAGGAGGAATTGAATGAACTGCAACGATGTGATGGACAGGGTATACGAATTTGAGGGAAATTCTTCGCTACCGCTTTTTACCCGCCTACGCATATGGCTCCACACCCTCCGCTGCCCCCGCTGTGCCGAAAAAATAGAAAAACTAACGGCCGCCCGGAGTCTTATGAAGGAAAATTTCTTTCCCCCCGCCCCGGGGCTGGAAGATCGGATCATGCAGAGCATAGCCCTGGAAGAACTTGAGGAAGAGTATCCCGAAATAGCGGGGGTATCCTTCCGGAGCTGGGTAGTTACGGGCCTCGTCGTCCTGGTTTCCCTGTCCACATCCTTTCTTGGGATGGACTTTATCAAGGTGGCTGATAACTGGGGCTCATCGTTTCTGCTCCCCATAGGGATTACCGTAGGCGCCATCGTAAGCGCCTACGGGGCGCTCTTTATTGGCAGCCATCTGAAGGAACTGAGCGATAGGTTTAATCTACACTAATTTTCCGAACAGACCCGGTTCCGGCCGGTGTTTTTCGCGGTATAGAGGCGCTTGTCCGCTGCGGAGAGAAACTCCTGCACCGTGGCTTTATCGTCCGGGACTGCGGACACCGCACCGATGCTGATGGTTGCGGTGGTGATGGTCTTGCCGTCCGCTGTAGGGATACGGATAGCCTCTACCCCGGAGCGGATCTTCTCCGCAATAACCAGGGCGGCGCTAAGATCCGTATCCGGGAGGAGTATGCCGAATTCCTCCCCACCCAGCCGGGCCGCAAGGTCGGTGGTGCGCATGGCCGCGGCGCTGAATATTTTGGCTATGCTTTTTAACAGGACATCCCCCTGGGGATGTCCGTAGGTATCGTTATAGGTCTTGAATTTATCAACATCCATCATCAAGAAGGAGATAGGGTTCTTTTCCCGTGCCGCCCGCCGCCACTCCAGGGCTACACGGTCGTCAAAACAGCGCCGGTTGGGGACATTGGTGAGTCCGTCGATAAGCCCCAGCTGTTCGATGGTGCGGATCTGGTGGATTATCTGGATATGGGTTCGCACCCGAGCCAGGACGATGGGGTTTTTGAAGGGCTTGGTGATATAGTCTACCGCCCCCAGGAGGAAGCCCCTTTCCTCATCGGTTTCGTCACTAAGCCCGGTAATGACTATCACCGGGATCTTCATGGTTTCCGGGGTCTTTTTAAAGGTGGTCAATACATCAAAGCCATTGAGGTCGGGCATAACAATATCCAGAAGGATGAGGTCCGGCTGGTCTGCAATGGCCCGTTCCAGCCCTTCCTTGCCGGTTTTGGCGGTAAAGACCGTGTATTCCGTCGACAGAATCCTGTTTAGCACCATCAGATTCGACTTTTCGTCATCAATAACCAAAATACGGAATTCCTGAGCAGGCTCCATAGCACAACACCCCCTCAATATGAATTATATTATCCTAAGATTGCATTATTTACTCTCCTGGTCAAGATGACTCCAAAAAATACCAAAATATTGACACGGCTTCTTCTAAAAGGTAAACTGAATATCAAAACGAGTTTTCCCTCTTAAGGCGGTGTGATGAACGATGCGTTAAACCTTGATGACTATATCAGAAAAGTCCCGGATTTCCCCAAGAAAGGGGTGCTTTTCTACGATATAACCAGTATCCTCACGGAACCCAGGGCTTTTAGGTACTGCATCGAATCCATGGCGGAGATTTATCAGGGGAAGCGCATCGACGCTATAGCCGCCATCGAAGCCCGGGGTTTTGTGTTCGCCGCCCCCTTCGCCTTCCGCATGGGGATCCCCCTGTTTCTGATCCGGAAGAAGGGTAAACTGCCCGGAAAAACGCTTTCTAAAAAATATAGCCTGGAATACGCTGAAGCGGAAATCGAAATACACTGCGACGATGTGCCCCAGGGTAAACAGGTGCTCCTCATGGACGACCTTATTGCCACGGGGGGGACCCTAAACGCTGCCCGGAGCCTGATCACCGACTGCGGCGCCGTGGTTCCGGAGATCTTCGGGGTGGTGGGCCTGCCCTTCCTGCACTACGAAAAAGCCTTGGCGCCGACCCCCATTACAACATTGATCACCTACGATTCGGAATAGTTATCTTAGCCCCTAGGGGAATTGCCTTCCAATCGCAAACATCCTGTTTGCTCATTCCAGGCCGGCCTTCAGCCCTGACGGCGCCATCCATGGCGCCTTTTCCTCCCTTTGGTCGGCGGGCTGAAGGCTTCAATTCCCCTAGGGGAACTTATCGTAAATAAAAATTTTATCTTAGCCCCTAGGGGAATTGAACCCCTCTTTTAAGATTGAGAATCTCATGTCCTAACCGATAGACGAAGGGGCCTTT is a window from the Treponema primitia ZAS-1 genome containing:
- a CDS encoding RNA polymerase sigma factor yields the protein MTLDANDKSVGEDPGDDQLIVDQIVSGRKELFRILVQRHEQAVYGMGLSFFRNSDDAADFTQEVFLKSFRSLGSFQGRSRFSTWLYRIAYNTAVNSIRRQKEYRSLAGEAGPDDYDGLDRNFQRSSPTPEQLLLRAAAAEAVREALKDLPERYRICVDLFFFYDRSYQEIEAITGYPVNTIKSHVFRAKKLLREKLEGIAEGGIE
- a CDS encoding adenine phosphoribosyltransferase produces the protein MNDALNLDDYIRKVPDFPKKGVLFYDITSILTEPRAFRYCIESMAEIYQGKRIDAIAAIEARGFVFAAPFAFRMGIPLFLIRKKGKLPGKTLSKKYSLEYAEAEIEIHCDDVPQGKQVLLMDDLIATGGTLNAARSLITDCGAVVPEIFGVVGLPFLHYEKALAPTPITTLITYDSE
- a CDS encoding peptidoglycan-binding protein yields the protein MNCNDVMDRVYEFEGNSSLPLFTRLRIWLHTLRCPRCAEKIEKLTAARSLMKENFFPPAPGLEDRIMQSIALEELEEEYPEIAGVSFRSWVVTGLVVLVSLSTSFLGMDFIKVADNWGSSFLLPIGITVGAIVSAYGALFIGSHLKELSDRFNLH
- a CDS encoding diguanylate cyclase domain-containing protein gives rise to the protein MEPAQEFRILVIDDEKSNLMVLNRILSTEYTVFTAKTGKEGLERAIADQPDLILLDIVMPDLNGFDVLTTFKKTPETMKIPVIVITGLSDETDEERGFLLGAVDYITKPFKNPIVLARVRTHIQIIHQIRTIEQLGLIDGLTNVPNRRCFDDRVALEWRRAAREKNPISFLMMDVDKFKTYNDTYGHPQGDVLLKSIAKIFSAAAMRTTDLAARLGGEEFGILLPDTDLSAALVIAEKIRSGVEAIRIPTADGKTITTATISIGAVSAVPDDKATVQEFLSAADKRLYTAKNTGRNRVCSEN